In Malus sylvestris chromosome 15, drMalSylv7.2, whole genome shotgun sequence, a single genomic region encodes these proteins:
- the LOC126604790 gene encoding protein RER1B-like: MEGLGSEGGAAAAPLAQWRSDFARAFQYYLDRSTPHTVNRWLGTLVVAMIYILRVHYVQGFYVVSYGLGIYILNLLIGFFSPKVDPELESLDGASLPTSGSDEFKPFVRRLPEFKFWYSITKAFVIAFIMTFISLLDVPVFWPILLCYWIVLFVLTMKRQILHMIKYKYVPFDIGKRRYSGKK, encoded by the exons ATGGAGGGACTTGGAAGCGAGGGCGGAGCAGCGGCGGCGCCACTGGCCCAATGGCGGAGCGATTTTGCGAGAGCATTCCAGTACTATTTGGATCGGTCAACGCCTCACACTGTGAATAGGTGGCTAGGAACCCTAGTTGTGGCAATGATTTACATTCTGCGTGTGCACTATGTTCAGGGGTTCTATGTTGTCTCCTATGGTCTGGGGATCTACATCTTGAATCTCTTGATCGGTTTCTTCTCCCCGAAGGTTGACCCGGAGCTTGAGTCCTTGGATGGCGCTTCATTGCCAACAAGTGGTTCTGATGAGTTTAAGCCTTTTGTCCGCCGCCTTCCTGAGTTTAAGTTCTG GTATTCCATCACAAAGGCATTTGTTATTGCATTCATCATGACCTTTATTTCTCTGCTGGATGTACCCGTTTTCTGGCCAATACTGCTATGCTACTGGATTGTTCTGTTTGTCCTCACAATGAAACGACAAATCCTACACATGATCAAATACAAATATGTCCCGTTTGATATTGGAAAGAGG CGGTACTCTGGAAAGAAGTAG
- the LOC126604791 gene encoding protein RER1B-like, with protein MEGIGSEGGAAAAPLAQWRSDFARAFQYYLDRSTPHTVNRWLGTLVLAVIYILRVYYVQGFYVVSYGLGIYVLNLLIGFFSPKVDPELESVDGPSLPTSGSDEFKPFVRRLPEFKFWYSITKALVVAFIMTFISLLDVPVFWPILLCYWIVLFVLTMKRQILHMIKYKYVPFDIGKRRYTGKK; from the exons ATGGAGGGAATTGGAAGTGAGGGCGGAGCAGCGGCGGCGCCACTGGCCCAATGGCGGAGCGATTTTGCGAGAGCATTCCAATACTATTTGGATCGGTCAACGCCTCACACTGTGAATAGATGGCTTGGAACCCTAGTTTTGGCTGTGATTTACATTCTGCGTGTGTACTATGTTCAGGGGTTCTATGTTGTCTCCTATGGCCTGGGGATCTACGTCTTGAATCTCTTGATTGGTTTCTTCTCGCCAAAGGTTGACCCGGAGCTTGAGTCCGTGGATGGGCCTTCATTGCCAACAAGTGGTTCTGATGAGTTTAAGCCTTTCGTTCGCCGCCTTCCCGAGTTTAAGTTTTG GTATTCCATCACAAAGGCACTTGTTGTTGCATTCATCATGACCTTTATTTCTCTGCTGGATGTACCTGTTTTCTGGCCAATATTGCTATGCTACTGGATTGTTCTGTTTGTCCTCACAATGAAACGACAGATCCTACACATGatcaaatacaaatatgttCCATTTGATATCGGAAAGAGG CGATACACTGGAAAAAAGTAG
- the LOC126602799 gene encoding soluble inorganic pyrophosphatase 1-like: MPDVFVYAGPGAPAVFNCVVEIGKGSKVKYELDKKSGLIVVDRVLYSSVVYPHNYGFIPRTICEDSDPMDVLVLMQEPVIPGYFLRARAIGLMPMIDQGEKDDKIIAVCADDPGFRHYTDIKEIPPHRLAEIRRFFEDYKKNENKEVAVEDFLPAEAAIEAIRYSMNLYESYIWREKILKIPKPNKKNTDPKPKILVKVRRNWALLLCYCAGVLFANSNRLWFNTLSNSDLILSQILRRCTNQCHKDIKDKLTIKNLKGKMHSLSPVLNLVETID; encoded by the exons ATGCCTGATGTTTTCGTCTATGCAGGACCTGGTGCACCAGCAGTTTTCAACTGT GTTGTTGAAATTGGCAAAGGCAGCAAGGTTAAGTATGAGCTCGACAAGAAAAGTGGCCTTATAGTA GTGGACAGAGTGCTTTATTCATCGGTTGTTTACCCACACAACTATGGTTTCATCCCACGAACAATATGTGAGGATAGCGATCCTATGGATGTCCTAGTACTGATGCAG GAGCCCGTGATACCTGGTTATTTCCTTCGTGCTCGTGCTATTGGATTAATGCCCATGATTGATCAA GGTGAAAAGGATGACAAGATCATTGCAGTATGTGCGGATGACCCTGGGTTCCGCCATTACACTGACATCAAGGAGATTCCTCCACATCGCCTTGCAGAAATTCGTCGGTTCTTTGAGGACT ACAAAAAGAATGAGAACAAGGAAGTTGCTGTTGAAGATTTTCTACCTGCTGAGGCTGCCATTGAGGCCATCAGATACTCCAT GAACCTGTATGAGTCTTACATATGGAGggaaaaaattctcaaaattcccaaaccaaacaaaaaaaataccgatcccaaaccaaaaat attggTGAAGGTCCGAAGGAACTGGGCTCTTTTGCTTTGCTACTGTGCTGGAGTTTTATTTGCCAATAGCAACAG GCTGTGGTTTAATACTCTCTCAAATTCCGATTTAATACTTTCTCAGATTCTG AGAAGGTGTACAAACCAATGCCACAAGGACATCAAGGACAAG CTTACCATCAAGAACTTGAAGGGTAAAATGCATAGTTTATCACCCGTTTTGAATTTAGTTGAGACGATTGATTGA
- the LOC126604786 gene encoding gamma carbonic anhydrase 1, mitochondrial-like: MGTLGRAIYTVGFWIRETGQAIDRLGSRLQGNYYFQEQLSRHRTLMNVFDKAPVVDKEAFVAPSASIIGQVQVGRGSSIWYGCVLRGDANSISIGSGTNIQDNSLVHVAKSNLTGKVLPTIIGDNVTVGHSAVLHGCTVEDEAFVGMAATLLDGVYVEKHAMVAAGALVRQNTRIPCGEVWGGNPAKFLRKLTEDEMAFISQSALNYSNLAQVHAAENAKPLDEIEFQKVLRKKFARRDEEYDSMLGVTRETPAETTLPDNASPPKAA, translated from the exons ATGGGGACCCTGGGCAGAGCAATCTACACCGTCGGATTCTGGATCCGCGAGACTGGCCAAGCCATTGACCGCCTCGGTTCCCGCCTCCAAGGCAACTACTACTTCCAAGAACAGC TATCGCGGCATCGGACGCTGATGAACGTGTTCGACAAAGCTCCGGTGGTCGATAAGGAGGCGTTTGTGGCGCCCAGTGCGTCGATCATAGGCCAAGTTCAGGTGGGCCGAGGCTCCTCCATTTGGTACGGTTGCGTTTTGAGAG GTGATGCTAACAGCATCAGCATTGGGTCTGGGACCAACATTCAAGACAACTCCCTTGTTCATGTGGCAAAATCTAACTTGACTGGCAAGGTTTTGCCTACCATTATCGGAGACAATGTTACTGTAG GCCACAGTGCTGTCTTGCATGGATGCACTGTAGAGGATGAGGCATTTGTTGGTATGGCTGCAACCTTGCTTGATGGGGTTTATGTTGAGAAACACGCCATGGTTGCTGCCGGAGCCCTTGTAAGGCAGAACACAAGGATCCCCTGTGGAGAG GTATGGGGAGGGAATCCAGCAAAGTTCCTGAGAAAGCTCACAGAAGACGAGATGGCCTTCATCTCCCAGTCAGCCTTAAATTATTCCAACTTGGCTCAGGTTCATGCAGCTGAAAATGCAAAGCCCCTCGACGAGATAGAGTTTCAGAAGGTTCTGCGAAAGAAGTTTGCACGCCGTGATGAGGAATATGACTCGATGTTGGGTGTCACTCGTGAGACACCGGCAGAGACTACTCTTCCTGATAACGCATCGCCACCTAAGGCTGCTTAA